A stretch of the Acidobacteriota bacterium genome encodes the following:
- a CDS encoding ABC transporter ATP-binding protein — protein sequence MARPHTIDWTITSVATVQAIRTPPPALLARRVRGVRPWSGWGVDIGNALVVGRTHLTTAGGPCQAVDNPQLRRREHGASRVRRSRQENGLIEVEDLHKSYGDLVAVDGVSLVAGEGAVFGLLGPNGAGKSTTIGCICGLLAPSSGRVRVLGHDVALDPRAAKGCLGVVPQELALYEDLSAADNLGYWGAAYGLRGPALRRRVGEVLELTGLLDRAREPVKKYSGGMKRRLNFGCGIVHRPRVLLLDEPTVGVDPQSRVRLLDLVRAEVAAGTCVLYTTHYMEEAQELCDRLAIMDHGRLLAAGTLDELRAMVGERDLLRLTGAFDPESARRAVDALDDVDAVSIETGALLLAAGSASRRLPAILGAVTEAGGQVGETTLSRPSLESLFIKLTGRELRE from the coding sequence ATGGCCAGGCCGCACACGATCGATTGGACGATCACGAGCGTCGCTACCGTCCAGGCGATACGCACGCCGCCGCCGGCTCTTCTCGCGCGGCGGGTTCGGGGCGTACGTCCATGGTCGGGCTGGGGCGTGGACATCGGAAACGCTCTCGTGGTCGGCCGGACTCATCTGACAACCGCGGGCGGCCCGTGTCAAGCGGTAGATAATCCGCAATTGCGGCGCCGTGAACACGGCGCCTCTCGCGTGCGTCGAAGCAGGCAGGAGAACGGCTTGATAGAGGTCGAGGATCTGCACAAGAGCTACGGCGACCTGGTCGCCGTCGACGGCGTCAGCCTCGTCGCCGGCGAGGGCGCGGTCTTCGGGCTGCTGGGACCCAACGGAGCGGGAAAGTCGACCACCATCGGCTGCATCTGCGGCCTGCTGGCCCCGTCGTCGGGGCGCGTCCGCGTCCTGGGGCACGACGTGGCGCTCGACCCGCGGGCGGCGAAGGGGTGCCTCGGCGTCGTGCCGCAGGAGCTCGCGCTGTACGAGGACTTGAGCGCCGCGGACAACCTCGGTTACTGGGGAGCGGCCTACGGCCTGCGCGGGCCGGCGCTGCGGCGGCGGGTGGGCGAGGTGCTGGAGCTGACCGGGCTGCTCGACCGCGCGCGGGAGCCGGTGAAGAAGTACAGCGGCGGCATGAAGCGGCGCCTGAACTTCGGTTGCGGGATCGTGCATCGGCCCCGCGTGCTCCTGCTCGACGAGCCCACCGTCGGCGTGGACCCGCAGAGCCGCGTGCGTCTGCTCGACTTGGTGCGCGCCGAGGTGGCCGCCGGCACCTGCGTTCTCTACACCACCCACTACATGGAAGAGGCGCAAGAGCTGTGCGACCGGCTCGCGATCATGGACCACGGCCGTCTGCTGGCCGCCGGCACGCTCGACGAGCTGCGCGCGATGGTCGGCGAGCGGGACCTGCTCCGGCTGACCGGCGCCTTCGATCCGGAGTCGGCGCGCCGCGCCGTCGATGCGCTCGACGACGTCGACGCGGTGAGCATCGAGACCGGCGCCCTGCTGCTGGCCGCCGGCTCCGCCTCGCGGC